A segment of the Oncorhynchus tshawytscha isolate Ot180627B linkage group LG06, Otsh_v2.0, whole genome shotgun sequence genome:
ttttatgCCGCGGCTGGTGGGTTGTAATGTGATTTTCATGGGTTTATTTCATGGgttgctgtcctcagataatagcatggtttgctttcgcagtaaagcttttttgaaatttgacactgtggctggattaacaagaagttaatctttaaaccgattTACAACACTTATATGATTCATGAATTATTAtcgagtatttctgtttttgaatttggcgctgctatttcactgggtgttgtcaaatcaatcccattaacgggattggCGCGCGGAGGGATCACTAAggagttaaatgtatttggctaaggtgtatgtaaacttacgacttcaactgtatactacCTGGGTATGGATATGATTCACTGTGGATAAGGTAAGGATGTAACTTACTGTGCATGAGCTCAAATATTTCCTTCATCTTCCTCAGAGACTGGCCCACTTTGTAGAGGCCCTtctgtatgctgatgatgtcacAGGTTACCACAGCATTCATCACTGAAAACGCCCCCTAGACGTAGTTCAGGACAATTAGGACTCATAATCAAAAGCCCCTTAATGGTCATAGCGAAAGAGACCacgaaagacagaaagagattacaaaaacagagagagagggagaaacagggttataatgagacacagagagatgcgAAGTGtgtgagagatacagtatatagatagagacagagacagagacaaataaagacagagacacacatagagactTGCCTGTATCCCTGAGCTAGCAGCCCTCTCCACCAAAAGAGAGACCAGGAAGAACCCTTTACAGCTTTCTCCCCCAGGGAAAGAGAACAGTGTTTCCAAGTTCCTATATTGAAATGCACATGAATATCACATGGAAACCACAACAATATCAAATAGACACCAAATGGAACCGAAAACAGGAATTTACAGGAGATGTAATTCTCATGACAGTGGTTCTGTCAAACTCACCCAATTTCCATGTCCCTGAAATAACAAGTGTGAGAAAGAATGTCAATACATTGCATGTGTTTCATAAACAGTACATAGTCCTGTCGTGTTAGTAGACCAAATGGTTGTGGACATAGGTGTAGTGGCATATTGGTACGGGTTGGAAAGAAAGTGGTCAAGTAGGTAGAGGTAAGGGATAGTGACAGACCAGGGTGTAAGGCTCAAAGGCCCAGCTCACCCTGTAGGGTCCTTGAGTCTCCAGTTGACCAGAACAGAGTCTGCATAGGTCAGGATGGGAGGCAGGCCGAGTCTCTTGGAGACCAGCCAGTAGGGCAGAGCCAGGGATTTGGGGAGAgtctaataaacacaaacaccgAACATGCCAACAATCAATGGGACAGATTCCAGTGTTCATGTCTGAGGTTAAAGGTCACTCTGAGCTGATTTTTACCTGGGCCGGCAGGTGTTGCCCCTCCTGCCAGACATACCCCATGGTGATGAAGCCCAGGGCCAGGTGAGCCAGCCTCAGCTCCCGGTGGCCCTTTAGGTGATGGGGACTCAGCACTGGCATCTGTTTACAACAATGGTAACAATGAGTCTGTTAGTATGGAGTCTATCAGCAACACTGGTACAATCACACATGCAGCggtgtaaaatacttaagtataaatacttttaagtactacttaagtagttttttgggggaatctgtactttactttactatttatattttttgacaacttttacttttactccactacattcctaaagaaaataatgtactttttactccttacattttcccttacacccaaaagtactcgttacattttcaatgcttagtaggacaggaaaattgtctaattcatgcacttatcaagagaacatcccatatcttccccactgcctctgatctggcagactcactaaacaaatgctttgtttgtcaattttgtctgagtgttgaactgtGTCCATGGATATCCGTTAAAAAAAAACTTGTCTGTTTGCTTAATATAAcaaattttaaatgatttatactttcacttttgatacatttaaaaccaaatacttctagactttagtcattttcttttaaagtATCTTACCTAtaactcaagtatgaaaattgggtacttttcccaccataACACACGTCAGCACGGACATCACAAGCCCAGACACTTGCATAATCACATCAGTACTGAAGCCTAAATCAAGTGTATTTGATTGTTGACTGAGATACAGTCCATGTGGTTTCTCACCTCATTGACCAGGTCTCGCAGCTGATGTGTTTGGATGAGGGGTGTGAGGTTGCTGGCCAAGCCCATCCATACCCGGTAGTAATCTGGAAGGTCTGTCTGAAATGGGCAAAGGTCACATAGCTAGATATGACAGTGCACTGTTTTATCTGTGCAGTATACGCAAAAGAAGAAAATGGTTGGTTCAAGCAAAAATGATGTTTCTGTCTGAAATCGGAACGTACTGTAAGTTAATGAGGTGTGATGGGATAAAAGAATGCACTAAAGTAGAGAGTAGAACTGTATCTAGTCCCTCAAGTCTCATTGATCTAGTGTTGACATTGAGCACACTGTCTCCAGTCTAAGTCAAtagagaccagaacagaccaacTGTCATTGCCTCACAGCTCAGTGCACGCTGGAGGGAGAAAGATCAATAGGTATCCATATAACATCCCATTCTCTGTTCTGTACAGTATCTATGCTTATCTATCTCCAGTCTCATTGTCACGTTATGATCGCTTCACATGGATGTCAGCCTCTGTGAGTGATCTGTGTCTGAGCTTGTTTTGCTATACTGTATCTCTGTCCCTTTATTATTGAACACATCCCTTTTATCATTGTTTCTGCAGTCGTCAAGTTCAATAATAGAAGGTAGTGGACAATGTCATGTGACAATCAAGCATTTCCTCAAATCCAGGCTAGGGAGTTTAGGAAGTTCAATTTCCCTAAATTTACAACATGTTGATTGTCATACTGGATTTTGGTTAGAAAGAAACTAGACATGGCAGATAAAAGCATGATCTGAAGTAGAGAGTAGAACTGTATCTAGTCCCTCAAGTCTCATTGATCTAGTGTTGACATTGAGCACACTGTCTCCAGTGTAAGTCAATAAAGACCAGAACAGAACAACTGCCATTGGCTCACAGCTCAGTGCACGCTGGAGGGAGAAAGATCAATAGGTATCCATATAACATTAACCAAAGCAAACATATTTCTGAGTTTAAAATCATGGTAGCACATGGGATTTGTGGATCAAGACTTACTGGAGGAAATACTATAGGTCACTGACACAGAAGTAATTCCACACTTCTAATTTTTTCTATTGTGAAGTACAGACTGATATTAAATTTGGACGTAGGTTCTTTAATTTAGCTTTTCACATTCACAAAACAATACCAGGAAATTATTTGAATGGTGACTTAGTGAGTAGATCAAATTTGTAAAGAGCAGCAGAGTCTAGCTTGTTTTAACAGAAAACGAAACAGCATGTAAAGGAAAATTAACcaataatgtaataaataaaatGGCAACAGATGAACCTGAAGACTCACCACTTATAAAGTTATCTGTTAACTGTAATTGCAGTATTTCGAAATGTTTTTATGCTCAGCTCAAAGTACATATATAAAGTTGGAAAAAGATGCCTTACTGCTGGCTGCTCCAGGATGAATCCAAACTCCTCAGACACGAAGAAACAGTCCAGGTCAATCTGCAGTGCTGACCTGGGgaatctctctccgtctcccatTCTCTGTTCTGTACAGTATCTATGCTTATCTATCTCGTCTCGTGTACACGTTATGATCGCTTCACGTGGATGTCAGCCTCTGTGAGTGATCTGTGTCTGAGCTTGTTTTGCTATACTGTATCTCTGTCCCTTTATTATTGAACACATCCCTTTTATCATTGTTTCTGCAGTCGTCAAGTTCAATAATAGAAGGTAGTGGACAATGTCATGTGACAACCAAGCAGTTCCTCAAATCTGGGCTAGGGAGTTTAGGAAGTTTTTTAAATTTCCCTGAATTTACAACCTGTCATACTGGATTTTGTTGAGAAAGAAACTAGTATTTATCATGAAGTTTCACAGAAATCTGAATCATAAGCCCATGTGCCACAATTCAGTTTACATTGCATTCCTGTATCACACCTATTTCAGGTGCAAAAAATCCCAATAAAAAACTAACGAACAGATACAAGCCTATGGACCCACTCCCATGTAAAGCATTATtaggacatacagtacagtatgtgcagagatggagaaaggaaggaagaaaagagagggagagagaaagcaagagaaagagagagagggagacacagagggttTTATTTTTGGCTGGTGTTAACCCTTTAcagtgttccccggtaggccaccattgtaattaagaatttgttcttaactgacttgcctagttaaatatcaaaaacatatataaaaaaaaaattgtatggcAAATGTTATTTGGCCTAACTATTAggccatacaaacacattgaataacagattcactacatggaacgaCAGATAGTCCCC
Coding sequences within it:
- the LOC112253538 gene encoding indoleamine 2,3-dioxygenase 2-like, whose product is MGDGERFPRSALQIDLDCFFVSEEFGFILEQPATDLPDYYRVWMGLASNLTPLIQTHQLRDLVNEMPVLSPHHLKGHRELRLAHLALGFITMGYVWQEGQHLPAQTLPKSLALPYWLVSKRLGLPPILTYADSVLVNWRLKDPTGDMEIGNLETLFSFPGGESCKGFFLVSLLVERAASSGIQASLYVCLCLYLSLSLSLSIYCISHTLRISLCLIGAFSVMNAVVTCDIISIQKGLYKVGQSLRKMKEIFELMHRHVDPTAFHGTLRIFFSGWRDNPMLPGGLLYEGIVEEPMMLSGGSAAQSSSIQCFDALLGICHDDHAASFLKRMREYMLPSHRQLIETLSGCPPLRDFILSCSSPSLCVNYDSCVSALVNLRSYHLSAVTRYITVPGHRARAMRCPLNGVGSALDETGTGGSSPLPFLKSIRDATQRALISQTHITESTLI